A section of the Mycobacterium sp. 3519A genome encodes:
- a CDS encoding pyridoxal phosphate-dependent aminotransferase — protein MTVSRLQPYAVTIFAEMSALAARIGAVNLGQGFPDEDGPPAMLKIAENAIAEGVNQYPPGLGIAPLREAIAAQRSRHFGTEYDPDTEVLVTVGATEAIAAAVLGLVEPGSEVLLIEPFYDSYSPVIAMAGCERRAIPLVQDGNGFRIDVDGLRNAVTPKTKALIVNSPHNPTGMVATDEELRALAQLAVDADLLVITDEVYEHLVFDGHRHLPLANYPGMAGRTITISSAAKMFNCTGWKIGWACGAADLIAGVRAAKQYLSYVGGAPFQPAVAHALNTEETWVAALRDSLQAKRDKLGSALAELGFEVHDSFGTYFLCADPRPLGYHDSTEFCAQLPERAGVAAIPMSAFCDPAADHADAWNHLVRFAFCKRDETLDEAIRRLSVLRG, from the coding sequence ATGACAGTCTCTCGGCTGCAGCCCTATGCGGTCACGATCTTCGCCGAGATGTCGGCGCTGGCCGCGCGGATCGGCGCGGTCAACCTCGGCCAGGGCTTTCCCGACGAGGACGGCCCGCCCGCGATGCTCAAGATCGCCGAGAACGCCATCGCCGAGGGCGTCAACCAGTACCCGCCCGGCCTGGGCATCGCGCCGCTGCGCGAGGCGATCGCCGCGCAGCGCAGCCGCCACTTCGGCACCGAATACGACCCCGACACCGAGGTGCTTGTCACCGTCGGTGCGACGGAGGCCATCGCGGCGGCGGTGCTCGGCCTCGTCGAACCCGGCTCCGAGGTGTTGTTGATCGAACCGTTCTACGACTCCTACTCCCCTGTCATCGCGATGGCGGGGTGCGAGCGCCGCGCGATCCCGCTGGTGCAAGACGGCAACGGCTTCCGCATCGACGTCGACGGACTGCGGAACGCGGTGACGCCGAAGACGAAGGCGTTGATCGTCAACTCGCCGCACAACCCGACGGGCATGGTGGCCACCGATGAGGAACTGCGGGCGCTGGCCCAACTCGCGGTCGACGCCGACCTGCTGGTGATCACCGACGAGGTCTACGAGCATCTGGTCTTCGACGGCCACCGCCACCTGCCGCTCGCCAACTATCCGGGCATGGCCGGCCGCACCATCACCATCTCCAGCGCGGCGAAGATGTTCAACTGCACGGGGTGGAAGATCGGATGGGCCTGCGGCGCCGCGGATTTGATTGCCGGCGTGCGTGCCGCCAAGCAGTACCTGTCCTACGTCGGCGGCGCGCCGTTTCAGCCCGCCGTCGCGCATGCGCTCAACACCGAGGAAACCTGGGTGGCGGCGCTGCGGGACTCGCTGCAGGCCAAGCGCGACAAGCTGGGATCGGCCCTGGCGGAACTCGGCTTCGAGGTGCACGACAGTTTCGGCACCTACTTCTTGTGTGCCGATCCGCGTCCGCTGGGTTATCACGACAGCACCGAATTCTGTGCGCAACTGCCCGAACGCGCCGGCGTCGCCGCAATCCCGATGTCCGCGTTCTGCGATCCGGCCGCCGACCACGCAGACGCGTGGAATCACTTGGTGCGCTTCGCTTTCTGCAAGCGCGACGAGACACTCGACGAGGCGATCCGACGACTGTCGGTGCTGCGCGGGTAG
- a CDS encoding acetyl-CoA C-acetyltransferase, giving the protein MSEEAFIYEAIRTPRGKQRNGSLNEVKPLNLVVGLVDELRRRYPDLDETLISDMILGVVSPVGDQGGDIARTAVLAAGLPETTGGVQLNRFCASGLEAVNTAAQKVRSGWDDLVLAGGVESMSRVPMGSDGGAWATDPETNYQIGFVPQGIGADLIATIEGFSREDVDRYALRSQEKAAAAWSGGYFAKSVVPVRDQNGLVILDHDEHMRPDTTLEGLGKLKTAFDGIGEMGGFDDVALQKYHYVEKINHVHTGGNSSGIVDGAALVLVGSEKAGTSQGLTPRARIVATATSGADPVIMLTGPTPATRKVLDRAGLTVDDIDLFELNEAFASVVLKFQKDLNIPDEKLNVNGGAIAMGHPLGATGAMITGTMVDELERRNARRALITLCIGGGMGVATIIERV; this is encoded by the coding sequence ATGTCTGAAGAAGCCTTCATCTACGAGGCCATTCGTACGCCTCGCGGCAAGCAGCGCAATGGCTCACTGAACGAGGTCAAGCCCCTGAATCTGGTCGTCGGCCTGGTCGACGAACTCCGCAGGCGCTACCCCGACCTGGACGAGACCCTGATCAGCGACATGATCCTCGGTGTCGTCTCCCCTGTCGGCGACCAGGGCGGCGATATCGCCCGCACCGCAGTGCTCGCGGCGGGCCTGCCGGAGACCACCGGCGGCGTCCAGCTCAACCGGTTCTGCGCGTCCGGCCTCGAGGCTGTCAACACGGCCGCGCAGAAGGTGCGCTCCGGCTGGGACGACCTGGTGCTGGCCGGTGGCGTCGAGTCGATGAGCCGCGTCCCGATGGGCTCCGACGGCGGCGCATGGGCGACCGACCCGGAGACCAACTACCAGATCGGCTTCGTGCCGCAGGGCATCGGCGCCGACCTGATCGCCACCATCGAGGGCTTCTCCCGTGAGGACGTCGACCGCTACGCGCTGCGCAGCCAGGAGAAGGCGGCCGCGGCATGGTCGGGCGGCTACTTCGCCAAGTCCGTCGTGCCGGTGCGCGACCAGAACGGTCTGGTCATCCTCGACCACGACGAGCACATGCGCCCCGACACCACGCTCGAAGGCCTCGGCAAGCTGAAGACCGCGTTCGACGGCATCGGCGAGATGGGCGGCTTCGACGACGTGGCGCTGCAGAAGTATCACTACGTCGAGAAGATCAACCACGTGCACACCGGCGGCAACAGCTCCGGCATCGTGGACGGCGCCGCGCTGGTGCTCGTCGGCTCCGAGAAGGCAGGGACCTCACAGGGCTTGACGCCCCGCGCGCGCATCGTCGCGACCGCCACCAGCGGTGCCGATCCGGTCATCATGCTGACCGGTCCGACGCCGGCCACCCGCAAGGTGCTCGACCGTGCCGGTCTGACGGTCGACGACATCGACCTGTTCGAGCTGAACGAGGCGTTCGCCTCGGTGGTGCTGAAGTTCCAGAAGGACCTGAACATCCCCGACGAGAAGCTCAACGTCAACGGCGGCGCCATCGCGATGGGGCACCCGTTGGGCGCCACCGGCGCCATGATCACCGGCACCATGGTCGACGAGCTCGAGCGTCGCAACGCCCGTCGCGCGTTGATCACGCTGTGCATCGGCGGCGGCATGGGTGTCGCGACCATCATCGAGAGGGTTTAA
- a CDS encoding 3-hydroxyacyl-CoA dehydrogenase NAD-binding domain-containing protein: protein MANTIKWDKDADGIVTLTLDDPSGSANVMNDDYRESMHNAVEKLVAEKDSITGVVITSAKKTFFAGGDLKGMINIGPEHAGDAFSLVENTKRDLRALETLGKPVVAAINGAALGGGLEITLACHHRIIADVPGAVVGFPEVTLGLLPGAGGVARSVRMFGIQKAFMEVLSQGTRFKPGKAKEVGLVDEVLPTVEELVPAAKAWIKANPDSHTQPWDAKGYKMPGGTPSSPALAGILPSFPALLRKQLKGAPMPAPRAILDAAVEGAQVDFDTASRIESRYFTQLVTGQVAKNMIQAFFFDLQYINGGGSRPDGIEPVKINKIGVLGAGMMGAGIAYVSAKAGFDVVLKDVSIEAAQKGKNYSEKLEAKALERGKTTQERSDALLARITPTADPADLKGVDFVIEAVFEDQDLKHKVFQEIEDIVEPNALLGSNTSTLPITGLATGVKRQEDFIGIHFFSPVDKMPLVEIIKGEKTSDEALARVFDYTLAIGKTPIVVNDSRGFFTSRVIGTFVNEALAMLGEGVEPASIEHAGSQAGYPAPPLQLSDELNLELMHKIAVATRKGVEATGGTYEPHPAEAVVEKMIEIGRPSRLKGAGFYEYVDGKRTGLWPGLRETFKSGSAQIPLQDMIDRMLFAEALETQKCLDEGVLTSTADANIGSIMGIGFPPYTGGSAQFIVGYQGPAGTGKDAFVARAKELAARYGDRFTPPDSLTS, encoded by the coding sequence ATGGCCAACACGATCAAGTGGGACAAGGATGCCGACGGCATCGTCACCCTGACGCTGGATGACCCGAGCGGCTCGGCCAACGTGATGAACGACGACTACCGCGAGTCCATGCACAACGCCGTCGAAAAGCTTGTCGCCGAGAAGGATTCGATCACGGGCGTCGTCATCACGAGCGCCAAGAAGACGTTCTTCGCCGGTGGCGATCTCAAGGGCATGATCAACATCGGACCGGAGCACGCCGGCGACGCGTTCTCGCTCGTTGAGAACACCAAGCGTGATCTGCGGGCGCTGGAGACCCTGGGCAAGCCCGTGGTGGCCGCCATCAATGGCGCGGCCCTCGGCGGCGGTTTGGAGATCACGCTCGCGTGTCATCACCGGATCATCGCCGACGTGCCGGGTGCAGTCGTCGGCTTCCCCGAAGTGACGCTCGGGCTGCTGCCCGGCGCAGGCGGGGTCGCCCGCAGCGTCCGGATGTTCGGTATCCAGAAGGCATTCATGGAGGTGCTGAGCCAGGGCACCCGGTTCAAGCCGGGCAAGGCCAAGGAGGTCGGCCTCGTCGACGAGGTGCTGCCCACGGTCGAGGAACTGGTGCCCGCCGCGAAGGCGTGGATAAAGGCGAACCCGGACAGCCACACCCAGCCGTGGGATGCCAAGGGCTACAAGATGCCCGGCGGCACCCCGAGCAGCCCCGCGCTGGCCGGCATTCTGCCGTCGTTCCCCGCGCTGCTGCGCAAGCAACTCAAGGGCGCGCCGATGCCCGCACCGCGGGCCATCCTGGACGCGGCCGTCGAGGGCGCACAGGTCGACTTCGACACCGCCAGCCGCATCGAGAGCCGCTACTTCACCCAGTTGGTCACCGGCCAGGTCGCCAAGAACATGATCCAGGCGTTCTTCTTCGACCTGCAGTACATCAACGGCGGCGGGTCGCGGCCCGACGGCATCGAACCGGTCAAGATCAACAAGATCGGTGTGCTTGGCGCGGGCATGATGGGCGCGGGCATCGCCTACGTCTCAGCGAAGGCCGGCTTCGACGTCGTACTCAAGGACGTCAGCATCGAGGCCGCGCAGAAGGGCAAGAACTACTCCGAGAAGCTCGAAGCCAAGGCGCTCGAGCGGGGTAAGACCACGCAGGAGCGCTCCGACGCACTCCTGGCGCGCATCACGCCGACGGCCGACCCTGCAGACCTCAAGGGTGTCGACTTCGTCATCGAGGCGGTGTTCGAGGACCAGGACCTCAAGCACAAGGTGTTCCAGGAGATCGAGGACATCGTCGAGCCCAACGCGCTGCTGGGGTCGAACACCTCGACGCTGCCGATCACCGGTCTTGCGACCGGCGTGAAGCGCCAGGAGGACTTCATCGGGATCCACTTCTTCAGCCCCGTCGACAAGATGCCGCTGGTGGAGATCATCAAGGGCGAGAAGACTTCTGACGAGGCGCTGGCCCGGGTGTTCGACTACACGCTGGCCATCGGCAAGACCCCGATCGTCGTCAACGACAGCCGCGGCTTCTTCACCTCCCGCGTCATCGGCACCTTCGTCAACGAGGCGCTGGCGATGCTGGGCGAGGGTGTCGAACCCGCGTCCATCGAGCATGCCGGTTCACAGGCCGGCTACCCGGCGCCGCCGCTGCAGCTGTCCGATGAGCTCAATCTGGAGCTGATGCACAAGATCGCCGTCGCCACCCGCAAGGGTGTCGAGGCCACGGGCGGCACCTACGAGCCGCACCCCGCCGAGGCGGTCGTCGAGAAGATGATCGAAATCGGTCGTCCGTCGCGGTTGAAGGGCGCCGGCTTCTACGAGTACGTGGACGGCAAGCGCACCGGTCTGTGGCCGGGCCTGCGCGAGACGTTCAAGTCCGGCAGCGCTCAAATCCCCTTGCAGGACATGATCGATCGGATGCTGTTCGCCGAGGCGCTCGAGACGCAGAAGTGCCTCGACGAGGGCGTGCTCACATCGACCGCCGACGCGAACATCGGCTCGATCATGGGTATCGGCTTCCCGCCGTACACCGGTGGCTCGGCACAGTTCATCGTCGGCTACCAGGGCCCGGCAGGTACCGGTAAGGACGCCTTCGTGGCCCGCGCCAAGGAACTGGCCGCACGCTACGGCGACCGCTTCACCCCGCCGGATTCACTGACCAGCTAG
- a CDS encoding triacylglycerol lipase, translated as MSTKRLLLQILLAAFLLTTWVAVASTGIAHADTPSTSGATSSSESSTDAAKTSKPDRPKPNPKPKPKRAAKKHETKADDTTESAPDEKAEATSKPDDPAPTHVRHKPRRPSLTVTSTKSAKPDKQVADAAQSSATEPTPRAQLKLAEAAPTVSSPQTSTPSVRLPQPREVVGLVSDVGVVAVSVVYTAADTVANIFGPHSFFGAPYALASAVANSAAAVGRTLIGAPPGATGTGPFPVTYGVLNGLAFFNPQQPPPGANDPRIKVTDEHPLPIILLNGTTTTQGINWSVGAPVLANAGYKVYTFNYGNVGDDPNYPIQATDDIRESAKQLAAEVDKILEETQAPKVILIGHSQGGGILPAYYINNLGGADKVSQVIGIAPSNHGTDASGLIGLQALPIIGPLLIGLANALGPALEQQSMGNPFQQEVYGNGDTRPGVLYTNIISKNDEIVTPYTQQLLEGDNVTNIVLQDRYPWLPAGHLGVVLSPQVWSVVLDALAANPAANPLGQSEELAA; from the coding sequence TTGTCCACGAAACGCTTGTTGCTTCAGATTCTGCTGGCCGCGTTCCTGCTGACCACCTGGGTGGCGGTGGCGTCCACCGGCATCGCCCACGCCGACACCCCGTCGACGTCGGGGGCAACGTCGAGTTCGGAGAGTTCGACGGACGCAGCCAAGACGTCGAAGCCCGACCGGCCGAAGCCAAACCCGAAGCCGAAGCCGAAGCGTGCTGCCAAGAAGCACGAGACGAAAGCCGACGACACCACTGAATCGGCCCCCGACGAAAAGGCGGAAGCGACGTCGAAGCCGGACGATCCGGCGCCAACCCACGTCCGCCACAAACCTCGCCGACCGAGCCTGACCGTCACATCGACGAAGTCCGCGAAACCCGACAAGCAGGTAGCCGACGCCGCGCAGTCATCCGCAACTGAGCCCACGCCGCGGGCGCAGTTGAAGCTCGCCGAGGCCGCCCCCACGGTGTCGAGTCCGCAGACCAGCACGCCGTCGGTCAGGCTTCCGCAGCCACGAGAGGTCGTCGGGCTGGTATCCGATGTCGGCGTGGTCGCGGTGTCAGTCGTCTACACCGCCGCGGACACCGTCGCGAACATCTTCGGTCCGCACAGCTTCTTCGGAGCACCGTATGCGCTGGCATCCGCGGTGGCGAATTCCGCTGCGGCGGTGGGCAGGACGCTGATCGGCGCACCACCGGGCGCCACGGGCACCGGGCCGTTCCCGGTCACGTACGGGGTCCTCAACGGGTTGGCGTTCTTCAATCCGCAGCAGCCGCCGCCCGGCGCGAACGACCCGCGGATCAAGGTCACCGACGAACATCCGTTGCCGATCATCCTGCTCAACGGGACGACGACCACCCAAGGCATCAATTGGAGCGTCGGGGCGCCCGTCCTGGCCAACGCCGGCTACAAGGTCTACACGTTCAACTACGGCAACGTCGGTGATGATCCGAACTACCCGATCCAAGCCACGGACGACATCCGGGAGTCCGCGAAACAGCTTGCCGCCGAAGTGGACAAGATCCTCGAGGAGACCCAGGCGCCGAAGGTGATCCTGATCGGGCATTCGCAGGGCGGCGGGATCCTGCCTGCGTACTACATCAACAACCTGGGCGGCGCCGACAAGGTGTCACAGGTCATCGGCATCGCACCGAGCAACCACGGCACAGACGCCTCCGGCCTGATCGGCCTGCAGGCGCTGCCCATCATCGGGCCCCTGCTCATCGGGCTCGCGAACGCGTTGGGTCCCGCGCTGGAGCAGCAGTCGATGGGCAATCCGTTCCAACAGGAGGTGTACGGCAACGGCGACACCCGCCCCGGCGTCCTGTACACCAACATCATTTCCAAGAACGACGAGATCGTCACCCCGTACACCCAGCAGTTGCTTGAAGGCGACAACGTCACGAACATCGTTCTGCAGGACCGGTATCCGTGGCTTCCTGCCGGCCATCTCGGCGTGGTGTTGAGTCCGCAGGTGTGGTCGGTGGTCCTGGACGCGCTGGCAGCCAACCCCGCGGCCAATCCATTGGGACAAAGCGAGGAACTGGCCGCATAA
- a CDS encoding hemerythrin domain-containing protein — MTMVHKMFRREFGLAGGVVRRVACGDTARAEAVAWHLRFIGEVLHHHHSGEDHYVWPLLERRAPSQVSSHVQRVTEQHRRVDALHADVDAELPIWGASASAAAGEKLGAALDRLATSLVEHMDYEESHVVPVMEAHIGMAEWNDIVKAMTAELNPDHAMLILGMSMYEADPDLIERTIGNMPVDMRGGVRCTAALTYAEHAQLIHGTATPPRSAQIAGSATG; from the coding sequence ATGACCATGGTGCACAAGATGTTTCGTAGAGAGTTCGGCCTTGCCGGCGGTGTGGTGCGGCGCGTTGCCTGCGGAGACACCGCACGCGCCGAGGCGGTGGCCTGGCATCTGCGGTTCATCGGCGAAGTTCTGCATCACCATCATTCGGGCGAGGACCATTACGTCTGGCCGCTCCTGGAGCGGCGCGCACCCTCGCAGGTGTCGTCGCATGTACAGCGCGTCACCGAACAACATCGGCGGGTCGATGCGCTCCATGCGGACGTCGACGCGGAACTGCCGATCTGGGGCGCTTCGGCGAGTGCCGCCGCAGGTGAGAAGTTGGGCGCCGCGCTGGATCGACTCGCCACATCGCTCGTCGAGCACATGGATTACGAGGAGTCGCACGTCGTCCCAGTCATGGAGGCGCACATCGGGATGGCCGAATGGAACGACATCGTCAAGGCGATGACGGCAGAACTGAACCCCGACCACGCGATGCTCATCCTCGGCATGAGCATGTACGAGGCCGACCCGGATCTGATCGAGCGCACCATCGGAAACATGCCGGTGGACATGCGCGGCGGCGTCCGCTGCACCGCGGCCCTGACTTATGCCGAACACGCACAACTGATCCACGGCACCGCCACCCCGCCCCGCAGTGCGCAGATCGCGGGTTCAGCGACAGGTTGA
- a CDS encoding glycoside hydrolase family 27 protein yields the protein MSLRLCSTVAALILAGACVAGCATATDTGAPQRLTPPMGWNSWNSGIPLTEETVTATVDAMVSSGMRDAGYRYVNLDAGWAAPTRGSDGRLRADPKTFPHGIAALARYVHDRGMLLGLYASPYDETCGQDPRTASAGHEDTDARTFAGWGVDYLKYDWCHSNADHANQVKLFSAMRNALRATGRRIFYSINPNSSDNHHAGTQYDWSGIADMTRNTADLVPVWRSTLPPMDSSDSFLTGSYLGVPDEFLASSPTASRSRPGFFNDPDMLVVGLSWRDFFVNHLDFSRVIVAQDQLTPERLEKLRMKLALSDADVAWRANDQPGLTEAEQRAHFSLWAMLSAPLLAGNDVRTMDDRTREMLTNRDVIAVDQDPLVAEATRSPQDHRVLVKPLSGGGAAVALFNSDDEPADIATGAAAVGLAGACYTVRDLWSHTETTTTGDIRRTVAPHDVAMLRVWSTCR from the coding sequence GTGAGCCTACGGCTGTGCTCGACCGTTGCGGCGCTGATCCTGGCCGGTGCCTGCGTCGCAGGGTGTGCGACCGCCACCGACACCGGCGCGCCGCAACGGCTTACGCCGCCGATGGGCTGGAACTCGTGGAACTCCGGCATACCCCTGACCGAGGAAACCGTGACGGCCACCGTCGACGCGATGGTGTCCTCCGGCATGCGCGACGCCGGCTACCGATACGTGAATCTGGACGCGGGCTGGGCGGCCCCGACCCGCGGATCCGACGGCAGATTGCGGGCCGACCCGAAGACGTTTCCGCACGGCATCGCGGCGTTGGCCCGCTACGTGCACGACCGCGGGATGCTGCTCGGCCTGTACGCCAGTCCGTACGACGAGACCTGCGGCCAAGATCCCCGCACCGCCAGCGCCGGGCATGAAGACACCGACGCGCGGACATTCGCAGGATGGGGTGTCGACTACCTGAAATACGACTGGTGCCACAGCAACGCCGACCACGCCAACCAGGTCAAGCTCTTCAGCGCGATGCGAAACGCGTTGCGCGCCACGGGTCGTCGCATCTTCTACAGCATCAACCCGAACAGCTCCGACAATCACCACGCAGGCACCCAATACGACTGGTCGGGCATCGCCGACATGACCCGCAACACCGCCGACCTGGTGCCGGTCTGGCGTAGCACCTTGCCGCCGATGGACAGTTCCGATTCGTTCCTCACCGGCTCGTACCTCGGTGTGCCCGACGAGTTCCTGGCGTCCTCGCCGACGGCTTCGCGGAGCCGCCCTGGGTTCTTCAACGACCCCGACATGCTGGTTGTCGGCCTGTCGTGGCGCGACTTCTTCGTCAATCATCTGGACTTCAGCCGCGTCATCGTGGCGCAGGATCAACTGACACCGGAACGTCTCGAGAAGCTCCGGATGAAGCTCGCGCTGTCCGACGCCGATGTGGCGTGGCGCGCCAACGACCAACCCGGCCTGACCGAAGCTGAACAGCGGGCCCACTTTTCGCTGTGGGCGATGCTCTCCGCACCCCTGCTGGCAGGCAACGACGTTCGGACAATGGACGACCGGACGCGCGAGATGTTGACCAACCGCGACGTCATCGCGGTCGACCAGGATCCGTTGGTCGCGGAGGCGACGAGGTCGCCGCAAGACCACCGGGTGCTGGTGAAGCCCCTCTCCGGTGGCGGCGCGGCGGTCGCGCTGTTCAACTCCGACGACGAACCGGCCGACATCGCCACCGGCGCCGCCGCGGTTGGTTTGGCCGGCGCCTGTTACACCGTGCGCGACCTGTGGAGCCACACCGAAACGACGACCACCGGCGACATCAGACGCACCGTGGCACCACACGATGTGGCAATGCTGCGGGTCTGGTCAACCTGTCGCTGA
- a CDS encoding class I adenylate-forming enzyme family protein, whose product MPESFTETFAAGLASYGAKQCIEFHGRWYTGDDITAYADALTAALGDAGVRPDAPVGLVVRNRLPHAAAIIGFLAAGRPISMIYSFQSPEAIGRDIEKLNLAAVVADRGDWSAEAVAAAKRSGSAGVAISLTSPRVAAVDGLERKDPDRAHAESKPGVALQILTSGTTGPPKRQDIRTSVLERTVFSVTSGEKAPPDAPPEFAYWQFGGIGVCQLVAGVHNGRRIVMLERFTVDGFVHAIKTHRIKRSGVQPAVVRMLLDADVAPEDLASLEFLISASGPLDPETRDEFEKHFGIPIRLAYGATEFAGSLCAWTPADIDRFGTAKRNSVGRPLPDTEVRVVDPDTGVQVPTGEHGLLEAKVAPIGPDWIRTTDIASIDADGFVTLHGRADGAINRGGFKILPETVRRVLMSHPAVRDACVVGVPDNRLGQVPFAAIEATPGLPAPSVDELNDLVRESLPVYNVPVDFVVVDELPRNPALKVSLPAVAALYDAQT is encoded by the coding sequence GTGCCCGAAAGCTTTACCGAAACGTTCGCGGCAGGGCTCGCGAGCTATGGTGCGAAGCAGTGCATCGAGTTCCACGGCCGCTGGTACACCGGTGACGACATCACCGCGTACGCCGACGCCCTCACCGCGGCCCTTGGCGACGCGGGGGTGCGTCCCGACGCGCCCGTCGGCCTGGTGGTCCGCAACCGGCTTCCGCACGCCGCCGCGATCATCGGCTTCCTCGCGGCGGGCCGACCGATCTCGATGATCTACTCGTTCCAGTCGCCCGAGGCCATCGGCCGCGACATCGAGAAGCTGAATCTGGCGGCCGTCGTCGCCGACCGCGGGGACTGGTCCGCCGAGGCCGTCGCCGCCGCGAAGCGTTCCGGCAGCGCGGGTGTCGCGATCTCGTTGACGTCGCCGCGCGTCGCGGCCGTCGACGGACTCGAACGCAAGGACCCCGACCGCGCGCACGCCGAATCCAAACCCGGTGTGGCGCTGCAGATCCTGACCAGCGGCACCACCGGCCCGCCGAAGCGGCAGGACATCAGGACGTCGGTGCTGGAGCGCACGGTGTTCAGCGTGACCAGCGGCGAGAAGGCTCCGCCAGACGCTCCGCCCGAGTTCGCCTATTGGCAGTTCGGCGGCATCGGGGTGTGCCAGTTGGTGGCGGGTGTCCACAACGGCAGACGCATCGTGATGCTCGAACGGTTCACCGTCGACGGGTTCGTGCATGCGATCAAGACCCACCGCATCAAGCGCTCAGGGGTGCAACCGGCCGTCGTCCGCATGCTGCTCGACGCCGACGTGGCGCCCGAAGACCTTGCGTCGCTGGAGTTCCTGATCAGCGCGTCCGGTCCGCTGGACCCCGAAACCCGCGACGAGTTCGAGAAGCACTTCGGCATTCCGATCCGGTTAGCCTATGGGGCAACGGAATTCGCGGGCTCGCTGTGCGCGTGGACGCCCGCCGACATCGACAGGTTCGGTACGGCCAAGCGCAACAGCGTTGGCAGGCCGCTGCCCGATACCGAGGTGCGCGTCGTCGACCCCGACACCGGAGTCCAGGTGCCAACCGGTGAGCACGGTCTGCTGGAGGCGAAGGTCGCCCCGATCGGCCCCGACTGGATCCGCACCACCGATATCGCCTCGATCGACGCCGACGGATTCGTCACCCTGCACGGCAGGGCCGACGGCGCCATCAACCGCGGCGGGTTCAAGATCCTCCCGGAAACCGTTCGGCGCGTGCTGATGTCACATCCGGCCGTGCGGGATGCCTGTGTGGTGGGCGTACCGGACAACCGGCTGGGACAGGTGCCGTTCGCGGCGATCGAAGCCACTCCCGGGCTGCCCGCTCCGTCTGTTGACGAGCTGAATGACCTTGTCCGCGAGTCATTGCCCGTGTACAACGTGCCGGTCGATTTCGTCGTTGTCGACGAGTTGCCGCGCAATCCGGCGCTGAAGGTGAGCCTGCCCGCCGTCGCGGCGCTCTACGATGCGCAGACTTGA
- a CDS encoding pyridoxamine 5'-phosphate oxidase family protein has protein sequence MALSKDEREQFLAEPHIAALSVSAGDKRGPLTVPIWYQYTPGGEPWVHTGEGSRKHRLIEAQGEFTLMVERVEPTVRYVAVDGPVSRIEPATDEQLVEMVKRYMPADKVDAYLEFARREHGAGVAIFMKPEHWLSSDLGAL, from the coding sequence ATGGCCCTCTCCAAGGACGAACGCGAACAGTTTCTGGCCGAGCCGCACATCGCGGCGCTGTCGGTGAGCGCAGGCGACAAACGCGGACCACTCACCGTCCCGATCTGGTACCAGTACACGCCCGGCGGTGAGCCGTGGGTGCACACCGGAGAAGGCTCACGCAAGCACCGGTTGATCGAGGCGCAGGGCGAATTCACGTTGATGGTCGAGCGCGTCGAGCCGACGGTGCGCTATGTGGCGGTCGACGGGCCGGTCAGCCGTATCGAGCCAGCCACCGACGAACAGCTCGTCGAGATGGTGAAGCGTTATATGCCTGCCGACAAGGTGGACGCCTACCTGGAATTCGCCCGCAGGGAACACGGCGCTGGTGTGGCCATCTTCATGAAACCGGAGCACTGGCTTTCGTCGGACCTCGGCGCGTTGTGA